The Vulpes lagopus strain Blue_001 chromosome 6, ASM1834538v1, whole genome shotgun sequence genome has a segment encoding these proteins:
- the LOC121493604 gene encoding sterile alpha motif domain-containing protein 12-like, with protein sequence MAVEALHCGLNPRGIDHSARAEGLKLQIEGEGVESQSIKNKNFQKVLDQKGTPKRLPTEAETAKSATVKLSKPVALWTQQDVCKWLKKHCPNQYQIYSESFKQHDITGRALLRLTD encoded by the coding sequence ATGGCTGTGGAAGCTCTCCACTGTGGCTTGAATCCACGGGGTATTGATCACTCTGCCCGGGCTGAAGGCCTTAAACTGCAAATTGAAGGGGAAGGTGTTGAATCTCagtccattaaaaacaaaaattttcagaagGTGCTTGACCAAAAAGGAACCCCCAAGCGACTGCCAACAGAAGCTGAGACGGCTAAGTCGGCTACGGTGAAGCTGTCAAAACCAGTGGCTCTGTGGACTCAGCAGGATGTCTGCAAGTGGTTGAAGAAACATTGTCCGAATCAGTATCAGATCTACAGTGAGTCATTCAAACAGCATGACATTACTGGGCGAGCCCTGCTGAGACTTACTGACTAA